One genomic window of Arachis stenosperma cultivar V10309 chromosome 10, arast.V10309.gnm1.PFL2, whole genome shotgun sequence includes the following:
- the LOC130954834 gene encoding uncharacterized membrane protein At3g27390-like isoform X1, whose amino-acid sequence MEPPKGIWASLWSFICFLPYFIGLMLLGTIKGLLLCPFICLIMAVGNSALILGLWTAHCIWTYYCVARTTQLGPILKIVTCISVLPVLLVLWPAVGVVGSIVGGAAYGFLSPIFATLKAVEEGKEDKLWHCFIDGTWSTVSKTFDTVKDVKNLCYHSYFDVMDDLRLEGPPDDKYYEIRLHYLLGAVIAAVLGIIVDTPAVSFIAICKGPYMLFKGWNRLFHDLLGREGPFLETICVPFAGLAILLWPLAVIGAVLASIIASVFLGAYAGVVTYQESIFFGLRYIIAALSLYDEYSNDILGMPEGSCFPRPQYRKKVKISRTISHSDSLSKLNRLRKTPSRTFSLKDNIVELKPLELFDALFKDCYNEAETLVSEELITRDDIEAAKSGKGSRVISIGLPAYCLLQVLLRSAKADSEGLLLSDGTELTGTNKPKAKIFEWLINPLLIIKEQIKAEDLSVSEEDYLGKLVLLNGHPNRVENSTIAAPESDRKRAELDALARRLQGITKYMTRLPTFKRRFDDLVKTLSHELAERHGGASSSTTITRSKSAFPRIMSMKSSKGKRTNGLDEASEHARDLDTSL is encoded by the exons ATGGAACCTCCTAAGGGAATTTGGGCTTCATTGTGGAGCTTTATCTGCTTTCTGCCTTATTTCATTGGCCTTATGCTTCTAGGAACCATTAAAG GTTTACTTCTCTGCCCATTCATATGCCTAATAATGGCAGTTGGAAACTCAGCTCTCATACTTGGTCTTTGGACTGCACACTGTATTTGGACATATTATTGTGTTGCAAG AACTACACAATTAGGGCCTATTCTGAAGATTGTTACATGCATAAGTGTACTACCGGTGCTGTTGGTTTTGTGGCCGGCGGTTGGCGTCGTTGGGAGTATTGTAGGCGGAGCAGCCTATGGATTTCTTTCGCCAATTTTCGCTACTTTGAAAGCTgtagaggaaggaaaagaagataAACTTTGGCACTGTTTTATT GATGGTACATGGAGCACTGTTTCAAAGACCTTTGATACTGTCAAGGATGTAAAAAATCTTTGTTACCATTCTTATTTTGATGTTATGGACGACTTGCGACTAGAAGGGCCTCCAGATGACAAATATTACGAGATCAG GCTGCATTATTTACTTGGTGCTGTTATAGCTGCAGTTCTTGGGATCATAGTTGACACGCCAGCGGTATCATTTATTGCCATATGCAAAGGTCCTTACATGCTATTTAAAGGGTGGAATCGTTTGTTTCATGATCTTCTCGGCCGTGAAGGTCCTTTCCTGGAGACAATATGTGTGCCTTTTGCAGGCCTTGCAATCCTTCTGTGGCCACTGGCTGTCATTGGGGCCGTTCTGGCATCCATTATAGCCAGTGTCTTTCTCGGTGCCTATGCAGGTGTTGTGACCTACCAG GAGTCTATCTTCTTTGGCCTTCGGTACATTATTGCAGCTTTATCCCTTTATGATGAATACAGCAATGACATTCTTGGCATGCCAGAAGGATCCTGCTTCCCTAG GCCTCAATATCGGAAAAAGGTCAAAATATCGCGGACAATTTCCCATTCGGACTCCCTGTCAAAGCTAAATCGCCTACGAAAGACTCCTTCTcgaacattttcactgaaagATAATATTGTTGAGTTGAAACCACTGGAG CTGTTTGATGCCTTGTTCAAGGACTGTTATAATGAAGCTGAAACACTGGTTTCCGAAGAGCTGATAACACGTGACGACATAGAAGCGGCCAAGTCTGGTAAAGGGAGTAGAGTCATTAGTATTGGTTTGCCAGCATACTGCCTTCTCCAGGTGCTGTTGCGCTCTGCGAAGGCCGATTCTGAGGGTTTATTGTTGA GTGATGGTACCGAACTAACTGGCACAAACAAGCCAAAAGCTAAGATTTTTGAATGGTTGATTAATCCCCTTTTGATCATTAAAGAACAAATCAAAGCAGAAGATCTTTCTGTTTCGGAAGAGGACTACCTCGGCAAGTTGGTTCTCTTGAATGGTCATCCAAATAGGGTAGAAAATTCAACAATAGCAGCTCCTGAATCTGACCGCAAACGTGCTGAGCTTGATGCATTGGCCAGAAG GCTACAAGGGATCACGAAATACATGACAAGGTTACCAACCTTCAAGCGGCGGTTCGATGATCTGGTGAAAACATTGTCTCATGAGCTTGCTGAGAGACATGGAGGAGcatcatcatcaacaacaaTCACCAGATCAAAGAGTGCCTTTCCTCGAATTATGAGCATGAAATCCTCCAAAGGCAAAAGAACCAACGGTCTTGATGAAGCGTCTGAACATGCAAGAGATTTAGATACTTCATTGTAA
- the LOC130954834 gene encoding uncharacterized membrane protein At3g27390-like isoform X2, giving the protein MEPPKGIWASLWSFICFLPYFIGLMLLGTIKGLLLCPFICLIMAVGNSALILGLWTAHCIWTYYCVARTTQLGPILKIVTCISVLPVLLVLWPAVGVVGSIVGGAAYGFLSPIFATLKAVEEGKEDKLWHCFIDGTWSTVSKTFDTVKDVKNLCYHSYFDVMDDLRLEGPPDDKYYEIRLHYLLGAVIAAVLGIIVDTPAVSFIAICKGPYMLFKGWNRLFHDLLGREGPFLETICVPFAGLAILLWPLAVIGAVLASIIASVFLGAYAGVVTYQESIFFGLRYIIAALSLYDEYSNDILGMPEGSCFPRPQYRKKVKISRTISHSDSLSKLNRLRKTPSRTFSLKDNIVELKPLEDCYNEAETLVSEELITRDDIEAAKSGKGSRVISIGLPAYCLLQVLLRSAKADSEGLLLSDGTELTGTNKPKAKIFEWLINPLLIIKEQIKAEDLSVSEEDYLGKLVLLNGHPNRVENSTIAAPESDRKRAELDALARRLQGITKYMTRLPTFKRRFDDLVKTLSHELAERHGGASSSTTITRSKSAFPRIMSMKSSKGKRTNGLDEASEHARDLDTSL; this is encoded by the exons ATGGAACCTCCTAAGGGAATTTGGGCTTCATTGTGGAGCTTTATCTGCTTTCTGCCTTATTTCATTGGCCTTATGCTTCTAGGAACCATTAAAG GTTTACTTCTCTGCCCATTCATATGCCTAATAATGGCAGTTGGAAACTCAGCTCTCATACTTGGTCTTTGGACTGCACACTGTATTTGGACATATTATTGTGTTGCAAG AACTACACAATTAGGGCCTATTCTGAAGATTGTTACATGCATAAGTGTACTACCGGTGCTGTTGGTTTTGTGGCCGGCGGTTGGCGTCGTTGGGAGTATTGTAGGCGGAGCAGCCTATGGATTTCTTTCGCCAATTTTCGCTACTTTGAAAGCTgtagaggaaggaaaagaagataAACTTTGGCACTGTTTTATT GATGGTACATGGAGCACTGTTTCAAAGACCTTTGATACTGTCAAGGATGTAAAAAATCTTTGTTACCATTCTTATTTTGATGTTATGGACGACTTGCGACTAGAAGGGCCTCCAGATGACAAATATTACGAGATCAG GCTGCATTATTTACTTGGTGCTGTTATAGCTGCAGTTCTTGGGATCATAGTTGACACGCCAGCGGTATCATTTATTGCCATATGCAAAGGTCCTTACATGCTATTTAAAGGGTGGAATCGTTTGTTTCATGATCTTCTCGGCCGTGAAGGTCCTTTCCTGGAGACAATATGTGTGCCTTTTGCAGGCCTTGCAATCCTTCTGTGGCCACTGGCTGTCATTGGGGCCGTTCTGGCATCCATTATAGCCAGTGTCTTTCTCGGTGCCTATGCAGGTGTTGTGACCTACCAG GAGTCTATCTTCTTTGGCCTTCGGTACATTATTGCAGCTTTATCCCTTTATGATGAATACAGCAATGACATTCTTGGCATGCCAGAAGGATCCTGCTTCCCTAG GCCTCAATATCGGAAAAAGGTCAAAATATCGCGGACAATTTCCCATTCGGACTCCCTGTCAAAGCTAAATCGCCTACGAAAGACTCCTTCTcgaacattttcactgaaagATAATATTGTTGAGTTGAAACCACTGGAG GACTGTTATAATGAAGCTGAAACACTGGTTTCCGAAGAGCTGATAACACGTGACGACATAGAAGCGGCCAAGTCTGGTAAAGGGAGTAGAGTCATTAGTATTGGTTTGCCAGCATACTGCCTTCTCCAGGTGCTGTTGCGCTCTGCGAAGGCCGATTCTGAGGGTTTATTGTTGA GTGATGGTACCGAACTAACTGGCACAAACAAGCCAAAAGCTAAGATTTTTGAATGGTTGATTAATCCCCTTTTGATCATTAAAGAACAAATCAAAGCAGAAGATCTTTCTGTTTCGGAAGAGGACTACCTCGGCAAGTTGGTTCTCTTGAATGGTCATCCAAATAGGGTAGAAAATTCAACAATAGCAGCTCCTGAATCTGACCGCAAACGTGCTGAGCTTGATGCATTGGCCAGAAG GCTACAAGGGATCACGAAATACATGACAAGGTTACCAACCTTCAAGCGGCGGTTCGATGATCTGGTGAAAACATTGTCTCATGAGCTTGCTGAGAGACATGGAGGAGcatcatcatcaacaacaaTCACCAGATCAAAGAGTGCCTTTCCTCGAATTATGAGCATGAAATCCTCCAAAGGCAAAAGAACCAACGGTCTTGATGAAGCGTCTGAACATGCAAGAGATTTAGATACTTCATTGTAA